The region TAGATTACTGATAAATTTTAGGTAACCGGGAGGCACAGATTTTTCAAGGTTATCAGCATCAAATGTAGGTGGGTTGAGAGGTTGAGGATTTGACTCGTTTCCAACAGTTTCTAACAATGGGAACTCCATGAGGGCTAAATTCATTGGTCCAGCTGTTGGCTCCTGGCTTGTTGTAGAATCTTCTGAACCATTTTGATGGCTTGAGCTTGGATCACTTTGCTTTGCCCTTTTAGGTTCAAACAAATTTGCTGGCTCTTGATCTGCTTCATCGTTCACGAGCTGATCTTCTGTCCGTTCCCTCTTGCACACAAATGGTATAATCTGGAGAGGAGTCTTATCTTCATCCTGTATCTGCAAGCCCATGGTAAAACACAATAAGGGATTTGTTTCCTCGTTCAGATTGGCAGATGACTGCCAGGATACATATATGCCATCTTTCCAAGTGATAGTTAATCTAGGCCTTTTAACTAGAGCAAAAATATGAATCAGAATGTGATTTTAAGTAGTGCAGCATGCAAATATCAAAAAAGTAATGAGGTATGCAGAGTGCAAAGAGTAATTGAGATAAACACATCATCACAATAAGAAAACTGCATCGAACACAGTAAAACAAACTATCTTGTTGAACTAGTAATTTGACTCGACTAACACCTTCACTGCTTTTGAAAGTAATTGAGGCCGGAGTTAaaccaaaataaatcaaattGCTTTCCCAATATTCAAGTCACCTCAGGAATCAGAAGAACGGGCTACACAAATAATAATTAGAAATGGAAGACACATTGAATGCCATATACTTGCCAAAACATCaaagaataaaaatatgaatgcAACAGAAACTTGCTACTTGGAAACTATAGCACCAGGTGAAATCTATTTTATTTCTTAACGAAGATGGGTCCTAAAACACATATTCCAGTACTTCGCAGCAAAAATATATTGTACTTCCCAAAATGGCATTATTAGTTTATGCAACGAAACTTAGAAATTTCTTTCTTTAACTCAAAGTAACACCAATTTATCAAAAAAATCATCATCATTAAGAAGTAAGAACATTATATATCATCAGCAAGGATGAAATCAAAAGATAATTCAGGACTAAGATCCTTGAAAATTAACCATTACAAAATGATAATAAAGATAAATATAATGACCTCTAGAAAAAGTCCTTGACATGTCACTAGCAATCACAGATGGCCACTTTGCAACAGCGAAGTACAACGAGAAGATACTATACATTAAGAATGTTGAAACATGAGGTTGTAAAAGTATAATATATTAAGATAAAATATTCCATTTAGTTACCCCACATATACACTGAAAACGTTAAAATAGAGATTGCAATACATTTAAGAATGAGTGTTTTAATGTGCAGACATAGAACCGACAGAATCATAGCCCTTCGTATGAAAAAAAACAATCAGAAGTAGACATAGAACCAACATCCATGTTGCTTGATGGGCTTACGTATGAAATTGCAGATATGCTATTAATGCACCCAGACAAACAGGAATGTAGCCAACATGGGGGAACAAATGACAAGCAGGTAATCATCTAACGCAGGGAAAATGACAAACGAGGAAACAAATAACGGAAGTAGCGGTATTGGGCTCATACATAAATGGCATGCATGAAGCTGAATGACCTCTGCCTGTGTCACGTGTGTCTCAATCTTTCGTGACTAATGCTATAAATCAATGGAAAGTGTATATAGTTACTTGGGACTCTAAATGCATCATGCATGCCTTCTATACTTGTGAGAGTGACGTTAATTTGGTAGGAAAGCACGAATAATATAGATGTGCATGTGCATGAAAAAACATATAATTTAAAATCAGTGGTAGAACAAGGACCCGAAGACACCTGGTTAAGGAACCATAGGAACCGGTGGCGATAATTGCTGAATATAGTGCAGCAAGTAAGAGCATTGTACAAAAAGTGTCTTGGTAACACATATATACACATTGGTTTGCGTATATTAGTCTATGCAACAGAGTAGAGAAATAACCTGTTCAATATCATTTCCCCCAGCCCTTCCTTCAGAAACATTAGCCACATCTTCCTCAGGCTCTACCCCAGGAACAAAAAGTGCGGCATCGTCTTCCCATTCCTCCTCGATGAATGGAGCATACCGATCCCCATTTGGAGGTCCTAAGCCACTCTTCTGGAAAATTCTGCACAGCACAAATGCATCCTTTCCCCCCCAAACAAGGATCACAATTTTTTGTTAGCCTAAATGTTACAGTACAACATTCAGataatacttttaaaatattaatcaGAAAAAATGACACCTGTGCTACTCCTGCTTGCTGTAGTTCAATGTCGACAAGTCTATATTCATGCATTACCCAGTTGGTTCGCTGGCCGTCAGGAGCTCGCCCACTGTGAAAGACTAATGTTTTCTTCATCCCAATAGTCTCTCCCTTGTGACGTACACACCTATCCTTTCCAGTTGCCTTCCAGTACCCCTTTCCAGTGGCACGATTCAGTCGAGACCCATTGCCATACTTCCTGTCAACGGGGCTGAAAAAGTACCATTCCATATCTCTGCTATTCAGCGAAGAATGACCTAAAACTCATAAAGTCAAGAACTTTGTCAAGTGACATGGAGGACCATACATACATCAGATAAATACAATCATTACATATCTAAACATTACTTGATCACACAAATACAAGGAGAAGGGCAACAAAAGCAAGCACATCAAACATCGCATTGTCCCCATGTTAATTTTCTTCTACAGTTTTTTTGCATTTCAACATAAAAATCCAATCTTTAGTGTTTTTTCACTAATCCAAATCCCACACAATCACAAATTAACAATGTTCTCACACAGATAAACAGAACTGAACATCAAAGTTAAAAATATAACACAAACAAAATCAAAATTCAATCAACCACAAAACCACACTTAAAAACAacaaaaatgaaaaaaaaaacaaGATTACCATATAAAGTTTAACATAAATATACAACAAACTCAAATTTACACAGAAAAAGATACTAACTTGAAATCCAAGTATACCACAAACCACAAGAAATGAAGACAATCAAAATCATAAACCAAAATCACAACCAAATTAGTACAAACACATCAACATAAATGAAACCAACAACATAAAATCACAAATTAaattcatcaaaacaaaaaagaGGCTAACTTGAAACACAAgcatacatatatacacacacgtaTACATACAAATCTATCAAAAGGGTTAATAAATCTACCTGCAAGCTCCCAAGGCTCAGATTTATAAACATCAATTTCAGTAACAGCT is a window of Apium graveolens cultivar Ventura chromosome 11, ASM990537v1, whole genome shotgun sequence DNA encoding:
- the LOC141697011 gene encoding NAC domain containing protein 50-like, producing MDREFFPATAVIPAPVVAPAPVNKSLAPGFRFHPTDEELVRYYLRRKACGKPFRFQAVTEIDVYKSEPWELAGHSSLNSRDMEWYFFSPVDRKYGNGSRLNRATGKGYWKATGKDRCVRHKGETIGMKKTLVFHSGRAPDGQRTNWVMHEYRLVDIELQQAGVAQDAFVLCRIFQKSGLGPPNGDRYAPFIEEEWEDDAALFVPGVEPEEDVANVSEGRAGGNDIEQIQDEDKTPLQIIPFVCKRERTEDQLVNDEADQEPANLFEPKRAKQSDPSSSHQNGSEDSTTSQEPTAGPMNLALMEFPLLETVGNESNPQPLNPPTFDADNLEKSVPPGYLKFISNLENEILSVSMERETLKIEVMRAQAMINILQSHIEVLSKDNDDLKRAAQSK